Genomic segment of Kibdelosporangium phytohabitans:
GGTCGCGGTGAGTGAGGGCTTCGCGCTCGCCGAACGCCTCGGCCTGAGCCACCAGGCGCTCTTCGACGTCGCGGCCACGTCGTCGGGCCAGTGCTGGTCGCTGACGACCAACTGCCCGGTCCCCGGCTCCGTGCCGTCGAGCCCGGCCAACCGCGGCTACCAGGGCGGATTCGCCGGTGCGCTGATGCTCGAGGACCTGCGCCTGGCCCAGGCCGCAGCCGCCGCGCACGGGCTCGGCACGACACTGGGCAAGGCCGCCGAACAGACCGATGAGCAGTTCGTCGCCGAAGGCGGCGGAAAACTGGACTTCTCGGGCGTTTTCACCGCAATCCGGAAGGACACCCCGTGAGCGACACCATCCTGGTCGACCGCCGCGACGCGGTCGCGCTCGTGACCCTCAACCGGCCGAAGGCGCTGAACGCGCTGAACCTGGCTGTGATGACCTAGCTCACCGCGGCCGCGGCCGAACTGGACCGCGACCCGGGCATCGGCGCGATCGTGCTGACCGGGTCGGCCAAGGCGTTCGCGGCGGGCGCGGACATCAAGGAGATGCAGCCCCAGTCGTTCAGCGACGTCTACGCGGCCGACTGGTTCGCCGGGTGGGACGCGCTGGCGAAGGTCCGCAAACCGCTGGTC
This window contains:
- a CDS encoding NAD-binding protein translates to MVAVSEGFALAERLGLSHQALFDVAATSSGQCWSLTTNCPVPGSVPSSPANRGYQGGFAGALMLEDLRLAQAAAAAHGLGTTLGKAAEQTDEQFVAEGGGKLDFSGVFTAIRKDTP